A genome region from Lucilia cuprina isolate Lc7/37 chromosome 3, ASM2204524v1, whole genome shotgun sequence includes the following:
- the LOC111691116 gene encoding solute carrier family 41 member 2 isoform X3 has translation MRRRQTTSNTDNDKLSGLPHSTTGSLSSIITTSIASSEPDPGAGSGGGGNGGGGGGHDPSNSVDEKMALNRPGIKQEKWSSILIQVSIPFFLAGIGTIGAGIILGRVEKWRVFKSVSELFILVPALLGLKGNLDMCLASRLSTQVNLGNMTGKKEVIRMIVGNIALVQVQATVASFLVAMFAVSVGAAMDGNFYFEHVMLLTASAMFTATSSCFVLDFVLVAVILLSQKYRLNPDNLATPLAASIGDVVSISLLSFIASILFDNIKTHLWITYVVVACYLVLLPMWVTVVLKNKYTRPVLKSGWVPVLSALCISGLGGLVLDAAVEVFHGFVVFQPIINGIGGNLVSVQASKISTMLHQSSIIGIIPPHTKIFEWPWKALFKGVPYAKTARLLIGLSIPGNILFIFVADYIHMSQSTITWAFALSYLIASLIQLMLLLYIAHIIVHAMWKWKIDPDNSSIPYLTALGDLLGSSLLALAFIFLLSINKEYGAGLDTLNASN, from the exons ACACCGACAATGACAAATTGTCCGGTTTACCACATTCTACAACCGGTTCATTAAGCTCTATCATCACGACGTCCATAGCATCCTCAGAACCTGATCCGGGAGCGGGCAGCGGTGGTGGTGGCAATGGCGGAGGCGGCGGTGGTCATGATCCCTCAAATAGTGTAGATGAAAAAATGGCCTTAAATCGACCGGGTATTAAACAGGAAAAATGGTCTTCGATCTTAATACAAGTGTCAATACCATTCTTTTTGGCTGGCATAGGCACAATAGGAGCTGGTATTATTTTAGGTAGAGTAGAG aaatGGCGTGTATTTAAGTCTGTTAGTGAATTGTTCATTTTGGTTCCTGCCCTGCTTGGTCTCAAGGGCAATTTGGATATGTGTCTGGCCTCACGTCTCTCCACACAAGTGAATTTGGGTAATATGACGGGAAAGAAAGAGGTTATACGTATGATTGTTGGCAACATAGCATTGGTGCAAGTGCAGGCCACGGTGGCATCATTTCTGGTCGCTATGTTTGCGGTATCTGTAGGCGCTGCCATGGATGGTAATTTCTATTTTGAACATGTTATGTTATTGACGGCGTCGGCAATGTTTACGGCGACATCGTCATGTTTTGTGTTAG actttGTATTAGTGGCTGTGATATTATTATCTCAAAAGTATCGTTTGAATCCTGATAATTTGGCAACCCCCTTAGCTGCCTCCATAGGTGATGTGGTTTCAATTAGTTTGCTATCGTTTATTGCTTCGATTTTATTCGATAACATAA AAACTCATTTATGGATAACTTATGTTGTAGTGGCCTGTTATCTGGTCTTGTTACCAATGTGGGTAAcagttgtattaaaaaataaatatacacgtCCTGTGCTCAAGAGTGGTTGGGTGCCAGTATTATCGGCCCTGTGTATTAGTGG TTTGGGTGGTCTGGTGTTAGATGCTGCTGTCGAAGTATTTCATGGTTTTGTGGTATTCCAGCCCATTATCAATGGTATTGGTGGTAATTTGGTTTCGGTACAGGCTAGTAAAATATCAACAATGCTGCATCAAAGTTCAATTATTGGCATTATACCACCACATACGAAAATATTCGAATGGCCCTGGAAAGCATTATTTAAAGGAG TGCCCTATGCTAAAACTGCTCGCTTATTGATTGGTCTGTCAATTCCtggtaatatattgtttatatttgtagCTGATTATATACACATGTCTCAATCGACAATAACCTGGGCATTTGCTCTCTCGTATTTGATTGCCAGTTTGATACAG TTAATGCTTCTTTTGTATATCGCCCACATAATTGTACATGCCATGTGGAAATGGAAAATCGATCCAGATAATTCATCTATACCTTATCTTACAGCCCTGGGTGATTTATTGGGCTCTAGTCTTTTGGCCTTGGCCTTTATATTCCTGTTATCGATTAACAAGGAATATGGAGCGGGCTTGGATACTTTAAATGCTTCAAACTAA
- the LOC111691116 gene encoding solute carrier family 41 member 1 isoform X1: MSLNGKNADDAATAAQQQIENNNYNNNNNVIKDTSFTPSSTTTVAGAALSSEHPPTSSRSLTDNNSDHNNTSSSSFIHIPPPPRSTHTTKSAAMAPTANSESMSNTNSLSRRSLDVHTLDIHEPQQQQQLHNNNVNNINNKQHEQQQPSTPTLSTNSKLNSTTHEYTSNNGVPHGHYRNTLPPQDDNFKLFTIYGNDTDNDKLSGLPHSTTGSLSSIITTSIASSEPDPGAGSGGGGNGGGGGGHDPSNSVDEKMALNRPGIKQEKWSSILIQVSIPFFLAGIGTIGAGIILGRVEKWRVFKSVSELFILVPALLGLKGNLDMCLASRLSTQVNLGNMTGKKEVIRMIVGNIALVQVQATVASFLVAMFAVSVGAAMDGNFYFEHVMLLTASAMFTATSSCFVLDFVLVAVILLSQKYRLNPDNLATPLAASIGDVVSISLLSFIASILFDNIKTHLWITYVVVACYLVLLPMWVTVVLKNKYTRPVLKSGWVPVLSALCISGLGGLVLDAAVEVFHGFVVFQPIINGIGGNLVSVQASKISTMLHQSSIIGIIPPHTKIFEWPWKALFKGVPYAKTARLLIGLSIPGNILFIFVADYIHMSQSTITWAFALSYLIASLIQLMLLLYIAHIIVHAMWKWKIDPDNSSIPYLTALGDLLGSSLLALAFIFLLSINKEYGAGLDTLNASN; encoded by the exons atgtCGCTCAACGGTAAAAATGCAGATGATGCAGCAACAGCAGCCCAGcagcaaatagaaaataataattataacaacaacaataatgtcATTAAAGATACCTCCTTTACACCTTCCTCTACAACGACGGTGGCGGGAGCAGCATTGTCTTCAGAGCATCCTCCCACGTCATCAAGAAGTTTGACAGATAACAACTCAGATCACAATAAtacttctagttctagttttataCACATTCCACCTCCCCCTCGTTCAACTCATACTACAAAATCTGCAGCAATGGCGCCAACTGCAAATAGTGAAAGTATGAGTAACACTAACAGCTTAAGTAGAAGATCATTAGATGTTCACACATTAGATATACAtgaaccacaacaacaacaacaattacacaataataatgttaacaatattaacaataaacaacatGAACAACAACAGCCATCAACACCAACATTATCAACAAATTCGAAATTAAACTCTACAACACATGAATACACCAGTAACAATGGTGTACCCCATGGACACTATCGTAATACATTACCACCTCAAgatgataattttaaattatttactatatATGGAAATG ACACCGACAATGACAAATTGTCCGGTTTACCACATTCTACAACCGGTTCATTAAGCTCTATCATCACGACGTCCATAGCATCCTCAGAACCTGATCCGGGAGCGGGCAGCGGTGGTGGTGGCAATGGCGGAGGCGGCGGTGGTCATGATCCCTCAAATAGTGTAGATGAAAAAATGGCCTTAAATCGACCGGGTATTAAACAGGAAAAATGGTCTTCGATCTTAATACAAGTGTCAATACCATTCTTTTTGGCTGGCATAGGCACAATAGGAGCTGGTATTATTTTAGGTAGAGTAGAG aaatGGCGTGTATTTAAGTCTGTTAGTGAATTGTTCATTTTGGTTCCTGCCCTGCTTGGTCTCAAGGGCAATTTGGATATGTGTCTGGCCTCACGTCTCTCCACACAAGTGAATTTGGGTAATATGACGGGAAAGAAAGAGGTTATACGTATGATTGTTGGCAACATAGCATTGGTGCAAGTGCAGGCCACGGTGGCATCATTTCTGGTCGCTATGTTTGCGGTATCTGTAGGCGCTGCCATGGATGGTAATTTCTATTTTGAACATGTTATGTTATTGACGGCGTCGGCAATGTTTACGGCGACATCGTCATGTTTTGTGTTAG actttGTATTAGTGGCTGTGATATTATTATCTCAAAAGTATCGTTTGAATCCTGATAATTTGGCAACCCCCTTAGCTGCCTCCATAGGTGATGTGGTTTCAATTAGTTTGCTATCGTTTATTGCTTCGATTTTATTCGATAACATAA AAACTCATTTATGGATAACTTATGTTGTAGTGGCCTGTTATCTGGTCTTGTTACCAATGTGGGTAAcagttgtattaaaaaataaatatacacgtCCTGTGCTCAAGAGTGGTTGGGTGCCAGTATTATCGGCCCTGTGTATTAGTGG TTTGGGTGGTCTGGTGTTAGATGCTGCTGTCGAAGTATTTCATGGTTTTGTGGTATTCCAGCCCATTATCAATGGTATTGGTGGTAATTTGGTTTCGGTACAGGCTAGTAAAATATCAACAATGCTGCATCAAAGTTCAATTATTGGCATTATACCACCACATACGAAAATATTCGAATGGCCCTGGAAAGCATTATTTAAAGGAG TGCCCTATGCTAAAACTGCTCGCTTATTGATTGGTCTGTCAATTCCtggtaatatattgtttatatttgtagCTGATTATATACACATGTCTCAATCGACAATAACCTGGGCATTTGCTCTCTCGTATTTGATTGCCAGTTTGATACAG TTAATGCTTCTTTTGTATATCGCCCACATAATTGTACATGCCATGTGGAAATGGAAAATCGATCCAGATAATTCATCTATACCTTATCTTACAGCCCTGGGTGATTTATTGGGCTCTAGTCTTTTGGCCTTGGCCTTTATATTCCTGTTATCGATTAACAAGGAATATGGAGCGGGCTTGGATACTTTAAATGCTTCAAACTAA
- the LOC111691116 gene encoding solute carrier family 41 member 2 isoform X2: MVSIFRFKGYSPLPSRDDEAADGEDTDNDKLSGLPHSTTGSLSSIITTSIASSEPDPGAGSGGGGNGGGGGGHDPSNSVDEKMALNRPGIKQEKWSSILIQVSIPFFLAGIGTIGAGIILGRVEKWRVFKSVSELFILVPALLGLKGNLDMCLASRLSTQVNLGNMTGKKEVIRMIVGNIALVQVQATVASFLVAMFAVSVGAAMDGNFYFEHVMLLTASAMFTATSSCFVLDFVLVAVILLSQKYRLNPDNLATPLAASIGDVVSISLLSFIASILFDNIKTHLWITYVVVACYLVLLPMWVTVVLKNKYTRPVLKSGWVPVLSALCISGLGGLVLDAAVEVFHGFVVFQPIINGIGGNLVSVQASKISTMLHQSSIIGIIPPHTKIFEWPWKALFKGVPYAKTARLLIGLSIPGNILFIFVADYIHMSQSTITWAFALSYLIASLIQLMLLLYIAHIIVHAMWKWKIDPDNSSIPYLTALGDLLGSSLLALAFIFLLSINKEYGAGLDTLNASN, translated from the exons ACACCGACAATGACAAATTGTCCGGTTTACCACATTCTACAACCGGTTCATTAAGCTCTATCATCACGACGTCCATAGCATCCTCAGAACCTGATCCGGGAGCGGGCAGCGGTGGTGGTGGCAATGGCGGAGGCGGCGGTGGTCATGATCCCTCAAATAGTGTAGATGAAAAAATGGCCTTAAATCGACCGGGTATTAAACAGGAAAAATGGTCTTCGATCTTAATACAAGTGTCAATACCATTCTTTTTGGCTGGCATAGGCACAATAGGAGCTGGTATTATTTTAGGTAGAGTAGAG aaatGGCGTGTATTTAAGTCTGTTAGTGAATTGTTCATTTTGGTTCCTGCCCTGCTTGGTCTCAAGGGCAATTTGGATATGTGTCTGGCCTCACGTCTCTCCACACAAGTGAATTTGGGTAATATGACGGGAAAGAAAGAGGTTATACGTATGATTGTTGGCAACATAGCATTGGTGCAAGTGCAGGCCACGGTGGCATCATTTCTGGTCGCTATGTTTGCGGTATCTGTAGGCGCTGCCATGGATGGTAATTTCTATTTTGAACATGTTATGTTATTGACGGCGTCGGCAATGTTTACGGCGACATCGTCATGTTTTGTGTTAG actttGTATTAGTGGCTGTGATATTATTATCTCAAAAGTATCGTTTGAATCCTGATAATTTGGCAACCCCCTTAGCTGCCTCCATAGGTGATGTGGTTTCAATTAGTTTGCTATCGTTTATTGCTTCGATTTTATTCGATAACATAA AAACTCATTTATGGATAACTTATGTTGTAGTGGCCTGTTATCTGGTCTTGTTACCAATGTGGGTAAcagttgtattaaaaaataaatatacacgtCCTGTGCTCAAGAGTGGTTGGGTGCCAGTATTATCGGCCCTGTGTATTAGTGG TTTGGGTGGTCTGGTGTTAGATGCTGCTGTCGAAGTATTTCATGGTTTTGTGGTATTCCAGCCCATTATCAATGGTATTGGTGGTAATTTGGTTTCGGTACAGGCTAGTAAAATATCAACAATGCTGCATCAAAGTTCAATTATTGGCATTATACCACCACATACGAAAATATTCGAATGGCCCTGGAAAGCATTATTTAAAGGAG TGCCCTATGCTAAAACTGCTCGCTTATTGATTGGTCTGTCAATTCCtggtaatatattgtttatatttgtagCTGATTATATACACATGTCTCAATCGACAATAACCTGGGCATTTGCTCTCTCGTATTTGATTGCCAGTTTGATACAG TTAATGCTTCTTTTGTATATCGCCCACATAATTGTACATGCCATGTGGAAATGGAAAATCGATCCAGATAATTCATCTATACCTTATCTTACAGCCCTGGGTGATTTATTGGGCTCTAGTCTTTTGGCCTTGGCCTTTATATTCCTGTTATCGATTAACAAGGAATATGGAGCGGGCTTGGATACTTTAAATGCTTCAAACTAA